ACGACGTGATCAAGAACGGCAAGAAGATCAACTTCGGTCTGGGCGATCCGACCTCGACGTCGGGCACCCTGGTGCCGGGCTACTACGTGTTCGCGAAGCACAACATCGACCCGCGCACGTACTTCAAGACTGCGCGCAGCTCGAACCACGGCGCGAACCTGATGGCCGTGCTCAACAACCAGGTCGACGTTGCCACGAACAACACCGAGGAGCTCAACAAGCTCGAAGCCACGCAGCCGGAGAAGGCCAAGCAGGTGCAGGTGATCTGGAAGTCGCCGCTGATCCCGTCGGATCCGTTGCTGTGGCGCAAGGATCTGCCGGAAGCCACGAAGAAGAAGATCCGCGATTTCTTCCTGTCGTATGGCAAGGACGCGCACGAGAAGGAAGTGCTGAAGAACATCTACAACTACGGTGGCTTCCGTGCGTCGACCGACGCCCAGCTGTTGCCGATCCGTCAGCTCGAACTGTTCAAGCAGAAGGTGCAGCTCGAGTCGGATACCACCATCGACGCCGACAAGAAGAAGTCGCAACTGGCCGACATCGACAGCAAGCTCGCCGCGCTCGATCAAGCGCTCGGCAAGACGAAGTAACCGTTTCACGACGCAAGACCGTGTCGGTGCCGAACGTGAAGACGTTCTGCATCGACCGGGCGCGGCGGGCGGGCAGCACGGCCCGCCGTCGCCATTGCGGTCCGATCTATCGCCGGCCGACGTGAGGCCGGTCCGACTTGTGGCAAACGACATGAACACCAGCGTACCTTCCACTGCAAGCGCCTCGCTCGGCGTGACTGGCCGCCTGCCGGGCGAGCCGCCCAAGCGTTCGTGGTTGTCTTTGATTGGCTGGGGGCTTTTCTTCCTGGTTCTGGTGTGGTCGTGGGGTGGCGCGGACATGCGTCCGCTCGATCTGATTCGCGATTCGGGCAACATGAGCCAGTTCGCGCACGATTTCTTCCCGCCGGACTTCCGTGACTGGCGCGTGTACGTGCACGAGATGATGGTGACGATCCACATCGCGGTGTGGGGCACGGTGCTCGCGGTGGCGTGTTCGATCCCGATGGGTTTGCTTTCGGCGTCGAACATGGTGCCGGCGTGGGTGTACCAACCGGTGCGCCGTGTGATGGACGCCTGCCGCGCGATCAACGAAATGGTGTTCGCGATGCTGTTCATCGTGGCCGTGGGTCTGGGCCCGTTCGCCGGCGTGCTCGCACTGTGGGTGCATACGACGGGCACGCTCTCGAAGCTCTTCGCTGAAGCGGTGGAGGCGATCGATCCGCGTCCGGTGGAGGGTGTGCGTGCCACGGGGGCGCGCGCCATCGACGAAATCCTGTACGGCGTGCTGCCGCAGGTCATGCCACTGTGGATCTCGTACACGCTTTACCGTTTCGAGTCGAACGTGCGTTCGGCGTCGGTCGTCGGCATGGTCGGCGCCGGCGGCATCGGCGTGGTGCTGTATGAAGTGATCCGCAGCTTCCAGTACGCCCAGACGGGCGCCGTGATGCTCATCATGATCGTCGTCGTCACCTGCATCGACGTATTCTCGGCGCGCGTGCGCAAGATGGTGATCTGACCGCGCGCATTTTGTGAACAGGAATCGTGCCGTCGACGCCAATGCGGCCAAACGCAAGTGAATTCCGATTCTTGGGTTTCCTTTTCCGCACATGAGACCTTCGGCAGAGAGGCCATTCGGAGTTCACCGAAGCGGCCTCTGCTCTAATTTCGTTCGTCCCCCTTGTCATTGAAGTCCTTTTCGTTGACAGTCACCGCAACTTGACATTTCCGCCCGATACAAAAAGAATGTGTCCATTGTCCATGGACAGTGGACGCCCGAAAACGGCGGCAGCATGAAAAGTCAAGACATATTCCTGCTTCTGAAGCTGGTCTCCCTATCGAAGTTTTCCGATGAGACGGGGCG
The Pandoraea pulmonicola DNA segment above includes these coding regions:
- the phnD gene encoding phosphonate ABC transporter substrate-binding protein; this translates as MKLWKTLLAGAAMFASAAVAHAQEINFGIISTDSSAALRQRWQPLIDDMEKQTGLKVTPFFATDYAGVIEGMRFNKVQLAWMGNKGAMEAVDRSQGEVFAKIVYADGTEGYYSLLISNKSSPYKTLDDVIKNGKKINFGLGDPTSTSGTLVPGYYVFAKHNIDPRTYFKTARSSNHGANLMAVLNNQVDVATNNTEELNKLEATQPEKAKQVQVIWKSPLIPSDPLLWRKDLPEATKKKIRDFFLSYGKDAHEKEVLKNIYNYGGFRASTDAQLLPIRQLELFKQKVQLESDTTIDADKKKSQLADIDSKLAALDQALGKTK
- the phnE gene encoding phosphonate ABC transporter, permease protein PhnE yields the protein MNTSVPSTASASLGVTGRLPGEPPKRSWLSLIGWGLFFLVLVWSWGGADMRPLDLIRDSGNMSQFAHDFFPPDFRDWRVYVHEMMVTIHIAVWGTVLAVACSIPMGLLSASNMVPAWVYQPVRRVMDACRAINEMVFAMLFIVAVGLGPFAGVLALWVHTTGTLSKLFAEAVEAIDPRPVEGVRATGARAIDEILYGVLPQVMPLWISYTLYRFESNVRSASVVGMVGAGGIGVVLYEVIRSFQYAQTGAVMLIMIVVVTCIDVFSARVRKMVI